Genomic window (Candidatus Gracilibacteria bacterium):
TCGATGCCGACACAGTATCTGATCTCGATGCCGAGAAAAAAGCTCAGGAAATCGCAGCACAAATTGAAGCGAACTGTAATTATCCAGGTGAAATCAAAATCAACCTCTACCGCGAAAAACGTGTTGTTCAGTATGCGAAATAGAAGCGATAATTAAAAGTTAAAAATCCAGAAATTCTTAACTTTTAATTTTTAATCTTTAATTTTCTGACATGTATCCCACGATCGAACTTCTCGGCTTCAAAATCTACGTCTTCGGTGTTCTCTTGTCTATAACATGGCTTTTGTTTGTGACTCTTCTTCATCATTTTTCCTGGAAAGAAGGATTCACCCGATCGATTTTCTCTGACAAAACAATCATTTATCTCACTCTCTCGATGTTTTTCTTTTCGAGAGTTTGGTATCTTTTCGCTGAATGGAGAGACGAACAATTCATATTGATGGAGCTCGGAAGAGGAAATTTTCTCACCTTCGCGAAACTCTTCTTTGTACCAGAAAACTATCACTTTTCCCTTTTTTGAGGTATATTTGGATTCTTTCTTGTTTTCTTCTGGAAAACAAAAGATGCCCCACGTGAACGTCTTCGTTATTTTGATGCCGTCACTTGGGCTTTCCTTTTCTCGGCGCTTCTTGGTTATCTTGCAGCACTTCTCGGAGGACAAATATATGGAATTCCTTTCAACTCCTTTTTCTCTATTCTCTATAATCACAAGGAAAGTATCGTAGATCTTCGTTCTCCCGTATTTCCACTTCCCATTTTTTATATTATTTTTACAGGAGGAATTCTTCTCAGTCTCACAAAAATACAGAGAAAAATCCACCAAATTCCTGATGGATTTCTTGGTTTTCTCGGACTCGGACTCTTCTCTGGTATGATTTTTCTCGGGGAATTTCTGAATGGTTCTGAAGATATGTTCGAATCCTATTTCTTTCTGAATCTGAATCAGATTGGGGCACTTATAGGTATTTTTATGAGTCTTCTATGAATATTTCGAAATATAGAGAAAAAAATCTAGTCCACTACCGTGGGCTTTTTTTGAGCTTTTGTTCGAGTTATGTTCTCGGCGATA
Coding sequences:
- a CDS encoding prolipoprotein diacylglyceryl transferase — encoded protein: MYPTIELLGFKIYVFGVLLSITWLLFVTLLHHFSWKEGFTRSIFSDKTIIYLTLSMFFFSRVWYLFAEWRDEQFILMELGRGNFLTFAKLFFVPENYHFSLFGGIFGFFLVFFWKTKDAPRERLRYFDAVTWAFLFSALLGYLAALLGGQIYGIPFNSFFSILYNHKESIVDLRSPVFPLPIFYIIFTGGILLSLTKIQRKIHQIPDGFLGFLGLGLFSGMIFLGEFLNGSEDMFESYFFLNLNQIGALIGIFMSLLGIFRNIEKKI